A single region of the Lactobacillus isalae genome encodes:
- a CDS encoding glycoside hydrolase family 125 protein, producing MINLDDHILDSYLEKVENRCDFHQNLYKIFKKGYLKTLNETLYPDKDNKIFVITGDIPAMWQRDSSAQLRPFISLAKKDPAIKQIILKVLKRQFFNMNLDPYANAFNQFPNGKHYAEDQTDMTDWIWERKFELDSLCYPIQLAYLLYKRVGEISQFDEQFNQGVLKLLNVFKTEQHHEISNYYFERDTDLVTETLAHHGRGNKVKYTGMIWSGFRPSDDACRYNYLIPANMFAVVILKYIQEIYSNILKNDDIVFCAKQLEKEIEDGIQRYGIVKKDGHKIYAYEVDGLGNSVVMDDANIPSLLAAPYIGYCSQDDSIYLNTRKVLLSSENPYFYFGQYWCGQGSQHSPRGYIWPLAMIILALTQPEKAEQINILDVLSHTTGGTNSMHESFDPNNPRKYTREWFSWADMMFCELLLAYLDIN from the coding sequence ATGATAAATTTAGATGATCATATACTCGATTCTTACTTAGAAAAAGTAGAAAATCGATGTGATTTTCATCAAAACTTATATAAAATTTTCAAAAAAGGATATTTAAAGACTTTAAATGAAACACTGTATCCTGATAAAGACAATAAAATATTTGTTATAACTGGCGATATTCCAGCAATGTGGCAGAGAGACTCATCTGCTCAATTACGTCCTTTTATTTCTTTAGCCAAGAAAGATCCAGCAATAAAGCAGATTATTCTAAAGGTTCTTAAACGACAATTTTTTAATATGAATTTAGATCCGTATGCTAATGCTTTTAATCAGTTTCCTAATGGGAAGCATTATGCAGAGGATCAGACTGACATGACAGATTGGATATGGGAAAGGAAATTCGAACTTGATTCTTTATGCTATCCAATTCAATTAGCTTATTTATTGTATAAAAGAGTCGGTGAAATATCTCAGTTTGATGAACAATTTAATCAAGGCGTTTTAAAATTATTAAACGTGTTTAAAACTGAGCAACATCATGAAATTTCAAATTATTATTTCGAAAGAGATACAGATTTAGTAACAGAAACTCTGGCACACCATGGTAGAGGAAATAAAGTAAAATACACTGGAATGATTTGGAGTGGTTTTCGACCTAGTGATGATGCATGTAGGTATAATTATTTGATACCAGCTAATATGTTTGCGGTGGTGATATTAAAGTATATTCAAGAAATATATTCGAATATTTTAAAAAATGATGACATTGTTTTTTGCGCTAAGCAGTTAGAAAAAGAAATCGAAGACGGCATACAAAGATATGGCATCGTAAAGAAAGATGGACATAAAATATATGCATATGAAGTTGATGGATTAGGTAATTCAGTAGTAATGGATGATGCTAATATTCCTAGTTTACTTGCTGCACCTTATATTGGATATTGTTCACAAGATGATTCAATTTATTTAAATACGCGAAAAGTTTTATTATCAAGTGAAAATCCGTATTTTTATTTTGGTCAATATTGGTGCGGACAAGGAAGTCAACATTCTCCTCGTGGATATATTTGGCCACTTGCGATGATAATATTGGCATTAACTCAACCGGAGAAAGCAGAGCAAATAAATATTTTAGATGTATTAAGTCATACAACTGGTGGAACCAACTCAATGCATGAAAGTTTTGATCCTAATAATCCTAGAAAATATACTCGAGAATGGTTTTCTTGGGCAGATATGATGTTTTGTGAGCTTCTATTAGCTTATTTAGATATAAATTAA
- a CDS encoding glycoside hydrolase family 38 N-terminal domain-containing protein, whose amino-acid sequence MKKVHVIAHTHWDYEWYFTRQHARVQFAYHLNEVLKALEENKLDYYLLDGQMAIIEDYLETNPDKKETIEKFVRERRLFVGPWFTQIDELLSPGESIVRNLQLGIREADKLGGAMKIGYLPDSFGQGQDMPKIYQGFGIENAVFWRGMPKEKNARYFYWTSDDKSKVLVAEIKNSYAMGSQLIENEDYPKLLHQISSDTKLDDLVYPAGGDQRPVDFNLKDRINYINGIQKDYRLVEDNYPSYFEQIANSNLPEYTGEFIDPSSSKIHRGIYSSRADIKYLYNKLEDEMINEIEPLMAIAKYHGIETETGMLDMIWKTICRGMAHDSSGGCNSDLTNQDIKQRGKIALQLADALKYYILRKLSSNSDNGDLFFWNVKPQKMSEVVKVILSTKSKYFKLLNSTGKYVDFDVLGQEKVNAAELRKNKAEMKQDIYYRTTIAVLVEVDALDWTSYQIKESGSFSIEFIDSKTIENNNYSLSFSNGKIGLLDKRSKRKYENILQLEDGGDEGDGYDYSPAYEDWIIDLDFKDADVKAYKGKIYSKLIIKGTWILPKDLKARSEKARNQKEKYCLTLILKANSPVIELNFDIDNEVKDHRLRLIVNTNVKATYSYADTAFGYIKRPVIDKHLYDWKEIGYHEEPTAIRPLLHFVNSHDKQSSWSVLSNGQKAYQLIGKKFQQIAITLFRCVGFLGRPDMIRRPGDASGLINKWVPTPDSQLQGMQHISCGLVINTKFDPANLQNLRSQMVSPFLWFQEQKIDEYTNPLQHFWINENSELLTHKKLFNLTCDELVVSSLYTSNDNTGLVLRIYNPNKYTLKKAGRLNFKSIVNVLKMDLNNKVEKTLAVDANSFELYNFRPGEIRSYGIFLKK is encoded by the coding sequence ATGAAAAAAGTACATGTAATTGCACATACCCATTGGGACTATGAATGGTATTTTACTCGTCAGCATGCGCGTGTTCAATTCGCATATCATTTAAATGAAGTCTTAAAAGCTTTAGAAGAAAATAAACTAGATTATTACCTGTTAGATGGACAAATGGCAATTATTGAAGATTATCTAGAAACTAATCCTGATAAGAAAGAAACGATTGAAAAATTTGTTAGAGAACGTCGATTATTTGTTGGACCATGGTTTACACAAATTGATGAGTTGCTTTCCCCAGGTGAATCAATAGTAAGAAATCTGCAATTAGGTATTAGAGAAGCTGATAAATTAGGTGGAGCAATGAAAATTGGATATTTACCTGATTCATTTGGACAAGGGCAAGACATGCCTAAGATTTATCAAGGTTTTGGAATAGAAAATGCAGTTTTTTGGCGAGGAATGCCGAAAGAAAAGAATGCAAGGTATTTCTATTGGACTTCTGATGATAAATCTAAAGTATTGGTTGCTGAGATCAAAAATAGTTATGCAATGGGATCACAGTTGATTGAAAATGAAGATTATCCTAAGTTATTACATCAAATTTCATCGGATACAAAACTAGATGATTTGGTTTATCCAGCAGGAGGAGATCAACGTCCAGTTGATTTCAACTTGAAGGACCGAATTAATTATATTAATGGAATTCAGAAGGATTATAGATTAGTGGAGGATAACTATCCATCCTATTTTGAACAGATAGCTAATTCAAATTTACCAGAATATACTGGAGAATTTATTGATCCTAGTTCTTCAAAGATTCATAGAGGCATTTATTCCTCAAGAGCTGATATTAAATATCTTTATAATAAATTAGAAGATGAAATGATTAATGAAATTGAGCCTTTAATGGCAATAGCTAAATATCATGGCATTGAGACTGAGACGGGTATGCTTGATATGATTTGGAAGACAATTTGTAGAGGAATGGCGCATGATTCTTCCGGTGGATGCAATTCTGATTTAACTAATCAAGATATTAAGCAACGAGGCAAAATTGCTCTGCAGCTAGCAGATGCTTTAAAATACTATATTTTGAGAAAATTATCTTCTAATTCTGATAATGGCGACTTATTCTTTTGGAATGTAAAACCTCAAAAGATGAGTGAAGTAGTAAAAGTAATCTTAAGTACAAAAAGTAAATATTTTAAACTCTTAAATTCAACTGGAAAATATGTAGATTTCGATGTGTTAGGCCAAGAAAAAGTTAATGCAGCTGAATTGCGTAAAAATAAAGCTGAGATGAAACAGGATATTTATTATAGAACTACTATTGCTGTTTTGGTCGAAGTAGATGCTTTAGATTGGACCAGTTACCAAATAAAAGAATCTGGATCATTTAGTATTGAGTTTATTGACAGTAAAACAATTGAAAATAATAATTATTCGTTAAGTTTTAGTAATGGAAAAATAGGTCTTTTGGATAAAAGAAGTAAAAGAAAATATGAAAATATTTTGCAGTTAGAAGATGGTGGAGATGAGGGTGATGGATATGATTATTCACCAGCTTATGAGGATTGGATTATAGATCTTGATTTTAAGGATGCTGACGTTAAGGCATACAAAGGAAAAATATATTCTAAATTAATCATAAAAGGCACATGGATCCTACCTAAAGACTTAAAAGCTCGATCAGAGAAAGCTAGAAATCAGAAAGAAAAATATTGTCTTACTCTAATATTAAAAGCTAATTCGCCAGTAATTGAACTCAATTTTGATATAGATAATGAGGTGAAGGATCACCGCTTAAGATTGATTGTTAATACCAATGTAAAAGCTACATATTCATATGCTGATACGGCGTTTGGATACATCAAACGACCGGTTATTGATAAGCATTTATATGATTGGAAAGAAATAGGTTATCATGAAGAGCCAACTGCTATCCGTCCACTTCTTCATTTTGTTAACAGTCATGATAAGCAAAGCAGTTGGAGTGTATTATCTAACGGACAAAAAGCATATCAATTAATTGGTAAAAAATTTCAACAAATTGCTATAACTTTATTTAGATGTGTAGGTTTTTTGGGACGTCCAGATATGATTAGACGTCCAGGTGACGCTTCTGGATTAATTAATAAGTGGGTTCCAACGCCAGATAGTCAACTACAGGGAATGCAGCATATATCTTGTGGGTTAGTCATAAATACAAAATTTGATCCTGCAAATTTACAAAATTTGAGAAGTCAAATGGTATCACCATTTTTATGGTTCCAGGAGCAAAAGATTGATGAATATACTAATCCACTACAACATTTTTGGATTAATGAAAATTCAGAATTATTAACACATAAAAAATTATTTAATCTAACTTGTGATGAATTAGTAGTTTCTAGTTTATATACTAGTAATGACAATACTGGACTTGTGCTGAGAATTTATAATCCTAATAAATATACGCTAAAAAAAGCAGGGAGGCTGAATTTTAAATCTATAGTTAATGTGTTAAAAATGGATTTAAATAATAAGGTAGAAAAAACACTCGCTGTAGATGCCAATAGTTTTGAACTTTATAATTTTAGACCTGGTGAGATTAGAAGTTATGGAATTTTTTTAAAGAAGTGA
- a CDS encoding PTS sugar transporter subunit IIC, whose amino-acid sequence MKFDLNKLQQRLLAISEWVNGNSVLQALKNAFIRIIPFTVIGSFSNLIKTELDNLINNQHITWFWLVELDKLCGYIGTATLGMIGITVLFSSGYSYAKELHKDPKNKNMNIFIATLLSFATYFVMVPNNVNFNNSKAKVVEGFATSFFSYEGMFTALLVGMISVFLYSRFSRSKFAIKMPSSVPQNIFDSFFALIPMLEVLLIFGVARLGLEALGFNSLVQMISQILMKPLLSVGTGLPAIIIVILAEQLLWFVGLHGFNIVWGIISGFWLPLFLEQVAKYAKTQSFKGIMIAPNTMTNVYAMIGGSGATFGLLLAILIFCKKKSMEREVAKLAFIPGCFGINEPIIFGLPIVLNPIMFIPWVFVPIINAVIAYIVTKIGWVVPLVVLNTGSEPIFVSTWILGAFHLSPVVLTLVLVILDTFLYAPFVLANQKQEMKAHKKAQAEGKHAGARATA is encoded by the coding sequence ATGAAATTCGATCTGAATAAACTCCAACAAAGATTACTTGCTATTTCAGAATGGGTAAATGGCAATAGTGTATTACAAGCATTAAAGAATGCTTTTATCAGAATTATTCCGTTTACTGTTATTGGGTCATTTTCAAATTTAATTAAAACAGAACTAGATAATTTAATTAATAATCAACATATTACTTGGTTTTGGCTGGTTGAATTAGATAAACTTTGTGGCTATATTGGTACCGCTACGTTAGGAATGATCGGTATAACAGTTCTATTTTCAAGTGGTTATTCTTATGCTAAGGAATTACATAAAGATCCTAAAAATAAGAACATGAATATCTTTATTGCAACATTACTTTCCTTTGCAACGTATTTTGTAATGGTGCCAAATAATGTTAACTTTAATAATTCTAAAGCTAAAGTAGTTGAAGGATTTGCTACAAGTTTTTTCAGTTACGAGGGGATGTTTACAGCCTTACTAGTAGGCATGATTTCCGTATTTCTATATTCTCGGTTTAGTAGATCGAAATTTGCAATTAAAATGCCTTCTAGCGTGCCACAAAATATTTTTGACTCATTCTTTGCTTTGATTCCGATGCTTGAAGTATTGCTTATCTTTGGTGTTGCAAGATTAGGTCTTGAAGCATTAGGATTTAATTCATTAGTACAAATGATTTCTCAAATTTTAATGAAGCCTTTACTTTCTGTAGGTACTGGATTACCAGCTATTATTATCGTTATTTTAGCTGAACAGCTTTTATGGTTTGTTGGATTGCATGGATTTAATATCGTTTGGGGAATTATTTCAGGATTTTGGCTACCACTTTTCTTGGAGCAAGTAGCGAAATATGCTAAAACACAAAGTTTTAAAGGAATTATGATTGCTCCTAATACCATGACTAATGTTTATGCCATGATTGGTGGTTCTGGTGCTACTTTTGGATTGTTACTTGCAATTTTAATTTTCTGTAAAAAGAAATCTATGGAGCGTGAAGTGGCAAAATTAGCATTTATTCCTGGATGCTTTGGGATTAACGAACCAATTATATTCGGTCTTCCAATCGTTTTAAATCCAATTATGTTTATTCCATGGGTATTTGTTCCAATTATCAATGCAGTAATAGCTTATATTGTCACTAAGATTGGTTGGGTAGTTCCATTAGTTGTCCTTAATACTGGTAGTGAACCTATCTTTGTAAGTACATGGATTTTGGGTGCGTTTCACTTAAGTCCCGTTGTATTAACATTGGTTTTAGTAATTCTTGATACTTTCTTGTATGCACCATTTGTTTTGGCAAACCAAAAACAAGAAATGAAAGCTCATAAAAAAGCTCAAGCTGAAGGTAAACATGCCGGTGCAAGAGCAACTGCTTAA
- a CDS encoding GntR family transcriptional regulator, protein MSLYLDIYNDIKSSILTNHYRAGKPLPTQETLIKKYNTSRVTLKKALDKLQEEGLVYSHQGSGTFVRPHLFDTDDELLPLDLPIGTTYTHRDQKITSKVLYFNARLPNEVEQKKLHLFPEEPVYEIKRIRYINDKFHSYEHTIMPTKIAVIDKDVLNQSIYGYLGSKNIFLTDARRIIYAESTTQELAKLLEIKVNTPLLVIEQVAFNQNGIPFEYSKSRFIGNHSHFSIDIHRDMNDILNYSQK, encoded by the coding sequence ATGAGTTTATATCTAGATATATATAATGATATTAAGAGTAGTATTCTAACCAATCATTATCGTGCTGGAAAACCTCTTCCCACTCAAGAAACTTTAATAAAAAAATATAATACTAGTCGAGTTACTTTAAAAAAAGCACTAGATAAACTTCAAGAAGAAGGACTAGTTTATAGTCATCAAGGATCTGGGACCTTTGTAAGACCACATTTATTTGACACTGATGATGAATTGCTCCCTTTAGATTTGCCAATTGGAACCACCTATACTCACCGTGATCAAAAAATAACCAGTAAAGTTTTATACTTTAATGCACGACTCCCAAACGAAGTTGAACAAAAGAAATTACATCTCTTTCCAGAAGAACCTGTATATGAAATTAAACGTATCAGATATATTAATGATAAATTCCATAGCTATGAACACACTATAATGCCTACTAAGATAGCCGTTATAGATAAAGATGTCTTAAATCAGTCAATTTATGGATATTTAGGATCTAAAAATATCTTTTTAACTGATGCAAGAAGAATTATTTATGCAGAAAGCACAACTCAAGAGTTGGCTAAACTTTTAGAAATTAAAGTCAATACACCCTTACTAGTTATTGAACAAGTTGCTTTTAATCAAAATGGAATTCCTTTTGAATATTCCAAGTCCCGTTTTATTGGAAATCACTCTCATTTTTCTATTGATATTCATCGTGATATGAATGATATTTTAAATTATTCTCAAAAATAA
- a CDS encoding glycoside hydrolase family 3 N-terminal domain-containing protein, whose product MLPYQNKDLTIRERVEDLLKRMTIKEKVGQINQHLYGWKTYSFDHQSKAIKIKKDFIDHIKWGGGIGALYGVFRADPWSQINYENGVLPQDAWKVANKIQKTVIENSRLHIPALLVEECPHGHQGLDSISYPTNIGKGNSFDTRLIRSSSHLIAEELACKGVNLALVSTLDLAKDPRWGRTEECFGEDPYLTSEMTTATVDGFQNGLINEMGDFTLKTVAQANPNHKRIGVVLKHCIAQGEAQGGHNSGTVVIGERDFKEIYYSLLKSCANAIGIMAAYNDINGVPCHINQRLLKNILREKYKFKGIIMADGLALDRLSDAISDPNYAASLALKAGVDLSLWDDTYTKVEEGIKKKVISEFDLDQAVRHVLQIKFLLGLFDHPYITDPKEKLHKIQEKSKNINKRLAEESITLVKNDSFLPLNDKVHQKIAVIGPNADHFYNMLGDYTSPQNKFFQKKTIYNSIKYQFKESQVRYCQGCEVRSINDISNFDQAIKLAKESDIIILVLGGSSTRNFGADFLDNGAVKSSDKNMDTGENLDLADLSLGGNQDKLLNALHEVNKNIVSILIQGRPYDIRNATKKSRAVLIGWYPGQEGGEIIANLLKGDAIPSGRLTISYPRNSQQLPVYYYQRKNSKQYNYVDEPGLPLYPFGFGLSYSTLKYKNLKISNIEDLIKIKIEVENTGQYLIKTSILLFATLFGGNVLPRYKLLKGFKRTSIPPRQSKVIVFKISKTSLSIYDYQMKKVRANQVKFQVGNISKIINI is encoded by the coding sequence ATGCTACCATACCAAAACAAAGATTTGACTATCAGAGAGCGAGTAGAAGATTTATTAAAACGAATGACGATTAAAGAAAAAGTAGGTCAAATTAACCAACACCTTTATGGTTGGAAAACTTACTCATTTGATCATCAAAGTAAAGCGATTAAAATAAAAAAAGACTTTATTGATCATATTAAATGGGGCGGAGGTATTGGTGCACTTTATGGTGTATTTAGAGCAGATCCTTGGTCGCAAATTAATTATGAAAATGGTGTTTTACCTCAAGATGCTTGGAAGGTTGCTAATAAAATTCAAAAGACTGTAATTGAAAACTCTAGATTGCATATTCCGGCTTTATTAGTAGAAGAGTGCCCACATGGTCATCAAGGCTTAGATTCGATCTCTTATCCTACTAATATTGGTAAAGGAAATTCTTTTGATACACGATTAATTAGAAGTAGCTCGCATTTAATAGCTGAAGAATTAGCATGTAAAGGTGTGAATCTTGCATTAGTTTCTACTTTAGATCTAGCTAAGGATCCTCGTTGGGGAAGAACTGAAGAGTGTTTCGGAGAAGACCCGTATTTGACTAGTGAAATGACTACAGCTACGGTTGATGGATTTCAAAATGGCTTAATAAATGAAATGGGAGATTTTACACTAAAAACAGTTGCACAAGCTAATCCGAATCATAAGCGTATAGGGGTTGTTTTAAAACACTGCATAGCTCAAGGAGAGGCCCAAGGTGGGCACAACTCTGGGACGGTAGTTATTGGAGAACGAGATTTTAAAGAAATATATTATTCACTTCTTAAATCTTGTGCAAATGCAATTGGTATTATGGCTGCTTATAATGATATCAATGGAGTGCCATGTCACATAAATCAACGTCTATTGAAGAATATATTGAGAGAAAAATATAAATTTAAGGGAATAATTATGGCAGATGGTCTAGCTTTAGATCGCTTAAGTGATGCAATTTCTGATCCAAATTATGCAGCAAGTTTAGCCTTAAAAGCTGGAGTCGATCTAAGTTTATGGGATGATACATATACTAAAGTGGAAGAGGGAATAAAAAAGAAAGTCATTTCTGAATTTGATTTAGATCAAGCTGTTCGACATGTATTACAGATTAAATTCCTTCTTGGTCTTTTTGATCATCCCTATATTACTGATCCCAAAGAAAAATTACATAAAATACAGGAAAAATCAAAAAATATTAATAAAAGGTTAGCTGAAGAAAGTATTACTTTGGTTAAAAATGATAGCTTTTTACCTTTAAATGATAAAGTCCATCAAAAAATTGCAGTAATTGGTCCAAATGCTGATCATTTTTATAATATGTTAGGAGATTATACTTCGCCACAAAACAAATTTTTTCAAAAGAAGACTATATATAATTCAATTAAATACCAGTTTAAAGAGTCACAAGTTAGGTATTGTCAGGGGTGTGAGGTACGAAGTATTAATGATATATCTAATTTCGACCAAGCCATTAAGTTAGCTAAAGAAAGTGACATAATTATCTTGGTTCTTGGTGGATCGAGTACAAGAAATTTCGGGGCGGATTTTTTAGACAACGGGGCAGTTAAGTCATCTGATAAAAATATGGATACAGGTGAGAATTTGGATTTAGCTGATCTGTCATTAGGTGGTAATCAAGATAAATTATTAAATGCGCTGCATGAAGTGAATAAGAATATTGTTTCTATTTTGATTCAAGGAAGACCATATGATATTAGAAATGCAACTAAAAAATCAAGGGCTGTCTTAATTGGTTGGTATCCTGGTCAAGAAGGTGGAGAAATTATAGCGAATTTATTAAAAGGAGATGCAATTCCTTCAGGACGTTTGACTATTTCATATCCAAGAAATAGTCAGCAATTACCAGTTTATTATTATCAGCGAAAAAACTCTAAACAGTATAATTATGTAGATGAGCCTGGATTACCATTGTATCCATTTGGATTTGGCTTATCTTACTCTACTTTAAAATACAAGAATTTAAAAATTTCAAACATTGAGGACCTAATTAAAATAAAAATAGAGGTAGAAAATACAGGTCAGTATTTAATTAAAACATCAATTTTATTATTTGCTACTCTGTTTGGAGGAAACGTATTACCAAGATATAAGTTGCTAAAAGGCTTTAAGCGGACTTCTATCCCACCGAGACAATCTAAAGTGATTGTATTTAAAATATCTAAAACTAGTCTCAGCATCTATGATTATCAAATGAAGAAAGTTAGAGCTAATCAGGTTAAATTTCAGGTAGGAAATATATCTAAAATTATAAATATATAA
- a CDS encoding FAD-binding protein, which yields MEQETKSPVIDWKANYDVVVLGFGGAGATAARFAADNGAKVLIVDVAPYGHEGGNTRYSAQLLGTGTDYDKLKEYYHGLTHPMDLPEDMVETYVRGMCNMREYVKKYLGVEPVSFINDFSKIPKEYRAEVAQEYPELKGHEAHDYTLVHNGWFDAALWKLLRQKILDRKDKIDVWYEARASHLIQDPVSKVIKGVQIEKLGQKINVLARRGVILTTGGFENNKEMIQNYLAAPKLAPLGTIYNKGDGISMAQEVGAKMWHMYNYESLGLLHGLSFDTPEGERSKLVLSWPELNHGSVLMVVDDGKRYFNEAGPNRHGHIFDHGIWRVPRSHEKPYIIFDQKQYETIEAGQIPYDKFNEKLIKADTLEELAKNTGVDANGLKEQVEMFNRFVENGHDDQFGRDIKSMAKFAEDGPFYAIKMAYNVLNTQGGPERNTKAEILDVNNNPIPHLYGAGELGGINANQYQGGGNLAECLIFGKIAGEQAANVTDEVTAEASDKYNGINELADGDKIKDIKLDKDQYLGESNAGIGGKLVVRVTYDNGIKNVEVVQNHESEDVGKRALKVIPERIVKENTPDVDAVSGASATSRAISEAVRKALKNVKE from the coding sequence ATGGAACAAGAAACAAAGTCTCCAGTTATTGACTGGAAAGCAAATTATGATGTTGTTGTTTTAGGTTTTGGTGGAGCAGGCGCAACTGCTGCAAGATTCGCAGCTGATAATGGCGCTAAAGTATTAATTGTTGATGTTGCTCCTTATGGTCATGAAGGCGGCAACACTAGATATTCTGCCCAGCTTCTTGGCACCGGGACCGATTATGACAAGTTAAAGGAATACTATCATGGCTTAACGCATCCGATGGATTTGCCAGAAGATATGGTTGAAACCTATGTACGCGGAATGTGTAACATGCGGGAATATGTGAAGAAGTACTTAGGCGTTGAACCAGTTAGTTTTATTAATGACTTTAGTAAGATACCAAAGGAATATCGGGCTGAAGTTGCTCAAGAATATCCTGAACTAAAGGGACATGAAGCACATGACTATACATTGGTTCATAATGGATGGTTTGATGCAGCTCTTTGGAAACTTTTAAGACAAAAAATTCTAGATCGTAAAGATAAGATTGATGTCTGGTATGAGGCACGTGCTAGTCATTTGATTCAAGATCCAGTTTCTAAAGTGATCAAGGGTGTTCAGATTGAAAAATTAGGTCAAAAGATCAATGTCCTAGCTAGACGAGGCGTTATTTTGACAACAGGTGGTTTTGAAAATAACAAGGAAATGATACAAAACTACTTGGCTGCTCCTAAACTTGCTCCATTAGGTACTATTTACAACAAGGGTGATGGTATTTCGATGGCACAAGAAGTCGGCGCTAAGATGTGGCATATGTATAATTACGAGTCGCTTGGTTTACTGCATGGTTTATCATTTGATACACCAGAAGGCGAGAGATCTAAGCTAGTTCTCAGTTGGCCTGAGCTTAACCACGGTAGCGTATTGATGGTAGTAGATGATGGTAAGCGCTACTTTAACGAAGCTGGTCCCAACCGTCATGGACACATTTTCGATCACGGTATTTGGCGCGTTCCACGCAGTCATGAGAAGCCATATATTATTTTTGATCAAAAACAATATGAAACTATTGAAGCAGGGCAGATTCCATACGATAAGTTCAATGAAAAATTGATTAAGGCTGATACGCTTGAAGAGCTGGCTAAAAATACAGGCGTTGATGCAAACGGCTTAAAGGAACAAGTCGAGATGTTTAACCGTTTTGTAGAAAATGGTCATGATGATCAATTTGGTCGAGATATTAAGTCAATGGCTAAATTTGCGGAAGATGGTCCATTTTATGCAATTAAGATGGCTTACAATGTTTTGAATACGCAGGGAGGACCAGAAAGAAATACTAAAGCTGAAATTCTGGATGTTAATAACAATCCAATTCCGCACTTGTATGGTGCTGGTGAATTAGGTGGTATTAACGCAAATCAGTATCAAGGCGGTGGCAATTTAGCTGAGTGTTTGATTTTTGGTAAGATTGCAGGCGAGCAAGCAGCTAACGTTACTGATGAGGTTACGGCTGAAGCTTCTGATAAGTATAACGGAATTAACGAATTAGCTGACGGTGATAAGATTAAGGATATTAAGCTTGATAAGGACCAATATTTGGGCGAATCTAATGCCGGTATTGGTGGCAAGCTTGTTGTGCGTGTCACCTATGACAATGGAATTAAGAATGTCGAAGTTGTACAAAATCACGAAAGTGAAGATGTCGGCAAGCGAGCACTAAAGGTCATTCCAGAGCGGATTGTTAAAGAAAACACTCCAGATGTTGATGCAGTTTCGGGTGCATCTGCTACAAGTCGCGCAATCAGCGAAGCCGTCCGCAAGGCTTTGAAGAATGTGAAGGAATAA